One segment of Panicum virgatum strain AP13 chromosome 1K, P.virgatum_v5, whole genome shotgun sequence DNA contains the following:
- the LOC120671700 gene encoding spidroin-1-like isoform X2 produces the protein MASAGVLDVNSQVQVAEGFPHMQEYGTYLRGDDNAALGRGHVSEPHPPRAPRSLGVPNQRAGRGAGLVARGPLSARHLNFGVSSSAAGGRGGQDDVVSSWPAHSGGNSGLFIGGSSSRAGGGGRGCANSSSVAPGRRRPRSNASNRGGARGRGGRGGRVARSAGPPQAPGGGYTDVDDEGAWEEEVEDYGSSGVPPVSNGSRAICKRRAMNRWIIEKMMEAAHHQVRMRLFSCAARI, from the exons ATGGCGTCGGCCGGCGTCCTGGACGTCAACTCACAGGTGCAGGTGGCCGAGGGATTCCCCCACATGCAGGAGTACGGCACCTACCTCCGGGGCGACGACAACGCAGCACTTGGCCGCGGGCATGTCTCCGAGCCCCATCCCCCTCGCGCACCGCGATCTCTGGGAGTGCCGAACCAGCGTGCGGGGCGAGGGGCCGGCTTGGTGGCTCGAGGTCCACTGAGCGCCCGCCACCTGAACTTCGGCGTTTCATCCTCGGCGGCAGGCGGCCGCGGTGGACAAGACGACGTCGTGTCGTCATGGCCTGCCCACAGCGGAGGCAACAGTGGCCTTTTCATTGGCGGGTCATCATCAAgggcaggcggtggcggccgtgggTGTGCCAACTCTTCCTCAGTGGCACCGGGCCGTCGTCGGCCGCGCTCCAACGCCTCCAACCGTGGCGGCGCCCGCGGACGTGGTGGTCGCGGTGGGCGTGTAGCTAGGAGCGCCGGCCCTCCACAAGCACCCGGCGGCGGCTACACCGACGTCGATGATGAAGGTGcatgggaggaggaggtggaggactATGGCAGCTCCGGCGTCCCTCCGGTGAGCAATGGCTCTCGAGCAATCTG CAAGAGGAGGGCTATGAACAGATGGATCATAGAGAAGATGATGGAGGCAGCACATCATCAAGTGAGGATGAGATTATTTTCATGTGCCGCAAGAATTTGA
- the LOC120671700 gene encoding spidroin-1-like isoform X4, whose amino-acid sequence MASAGVLDVNSQVQVAEGFPHMQEYGTYLRGDDNAALGRGHVSEPHPPRAPRSLGVPNQRAGRGAGLVARGPLSARHLNFGVSSSAAGGRGGQDDVVSSWPAHSGGNSGLFIGGSSSRAGGGGRGCANSSSVAPGRRRPRSNASNRGGARGRGGRGGRVARSAGPPQAPGGGYTDVDDEGAWEEEVEDYGSSGVPPDMQKLDE is encoded by the exons ATGGCGTCGGCCGGCGTCCTGGACGTCAACTCACAGGTGCAGGTGGCCGAGGGATTCCCCCACATGCAGGAGTACGGCACCTACCTCCGGGGCGACGACAACGCAGCACTTGGCCGCGGGCATGTCTCCGAGCCCCATCCCCCTCGCGCACCGCGATCTCTGGGAGTGCCGAACCAGCGTGCGGGGCGAGGGGCCGGCTTGGTGGCTCGAGGTCCACTGAGCGCCCGCCACCTGAACTTCGGCGTTTCATCCTCGGCGGCAGGCGGCCGCGGTGGACAAGACGACGTCGTGTCGTCATGGCCTGCCCACAGCGGAGGCAACAGTGGCCTTTTCATTGGCGGGTCATCATCAAgggcaggcggtggcggccgtgggTGTGCCAACTCTTCCTCAGTGGCACCGGGCCGTCGTCGGCCGCGCTCCAACGCCTCCAACCGTGGCGGCGCCCGCGGACGTGGTGGTCGCGGTGGGCGTGTAGCTAGGAGCGCCGGCCCTCCACAAGCACCCGGCGGCGGCTACACCGACGTCGATGATGAAGGTGcatgggaggaggaggtggaggactATGGCAGCTCCGGCGTCCCTCCG GACATGCAAAAACTTGATGAATGA
- the LOC120671700 gene encoding keratin, type I cytoskeletal 9-like isoform X3: MASAGVLDVNSQVQVAEGFPHMQEYGTYLRGDDNAALGRGHVSEPHPPRAPRSLGVPNQRAGRGAGLVARGPLSARHLNFGVSSSAAGGRGGQDDVVSSWPAHSGGNSGLFIGGSSSRAGGGGRGCANSSSVAPGRRRPRSNASNRGGARGRGGRGGRVARSAGPPQAPGGGYTDVDDEGAWEEEVEDYGSSGVPPFAIFVEARGGL; encoded by the exons ATGGCGTCGGCCGGCGTCCTGGACGTCAACTCACAGGTGCAGGTGGCCGAGGGATTCCCCCACATGCAGGAGTACGGCACCTACCTCCGGGGCGACGACAACGCAGCACTTGGCCGCGGGCATGTCTCCGAGCCCCATCCCCCTCGCGCACCGCGATCTCTGGGAGTGCCGAACCAGCGTGCGGGGCGAGGGGCCGGCTTGGTGGCTCGAGGTCCACTGAGCGCCCGCCACCTGAACTTCGGCGTTTCATCCTCGGCGGCAGGCGGCCGCGGTGGACAAGACGACGTCGTGTCGTCATGGCCTGCCCACAGCGGAGGCAACAGTGGCCTTTTCATTGGCGGGTCATCATCAAgggcaggcggtggcggccgtgggTGTGCCAACTCTTCCTCAGTGGCACCGGGCCGTCGTCGGCCGCGCTCCAACGCCTCCAACCGTGGCGGCGCCCGCGGACGTGGTGGTCGCGGTGGGCGTGTAGCTAGGAGCGCCGGCCCTCCACAAGCACCCGGCGGCGGCTACACCGACGTCGATGATGAAGGTGcatgggaggaggaggtggaggactATGGCAGCTCCGGCGTCCCTCCG TTTGCAATATTTGTTGAAGCAAGAGGAGGGCTATGA
- the LOC120671700 gene encoding uncharacterized protein LOC120671700 isoform X1 — MASAGVLDVNSQVQVAEGFPHMQEYGTYLRGDDNAALGRGHVSEPHPPRAPRSLGVPNQRAGRGAGLVARGPLSARHLNFGVSSSAAGGRGGQDDVVSSWPAHSGGNSGLFIGGSSSRAGGGGRGCANSSSVAPGRRRPRSNASNRGGARGRGGRGGRVARSAGPPQAPGGGYTDVDDEGAWEEEVEDYGSSGVPPQEEGYEQMDHREDDGGSTSSSEDEIIFMCRKNLKMAQNFVVQMVPIFGMYSDNYFVKLPRRQDGESGLQWV, encoded by the exons ATGGCGTCGGCCGGCGTCCTGGACGTCAACTCACAGGTGCAGGTGGCCGAGGGATTCCCCCACATGCAGGAGTACGGCACCTACCTCCGGGGCGACGACAACGCAGCACTTGGCCGCGGGCATGTCTCCGAGCCCCATCCCCCTCGCGCACCGCGATCTCTGGGAGTGCCGAACCAGCGTGCGGGGCGAGGGGCCGGCTTGGTGGCTCGAGGTCCACTGAGCGCCCGCCACCTGAACTTCGGCGTTTCATCCTCGGCGGCAGGCGGCCGCGGTGGACAAGACGACGTCGTGTCGTCATGGCCTGCCCACAGCGGAGGCAACAGTGGCCTTTTCATTGGCGGGTCATCATCAAgggcaggcggtggcggccgtgggTGTGCCAACTCTTCCTCAGTGGCACCGGGCCGTCGTCGGCCGCGCTCCAACGCCTCCAACCGTGGCGGCGCCCGCGGACGTGGTGGTCGCGGTGGGCGTGTAGCTAGGAGCGCCGGCCCTCCACAAGCACCCGGCGGCGGCTACACCGACGTCGATGATGAAGGTGcatgggaggaggaggtggaggactATGGCAGCTCCGGCGTCCCTCCG CAAGAGGAGGGCTATGAACAGATGGATCATAGAGAAGATGATGGAGGCAGCACATCATCAAGTGAGGATGAGATTATTTTCATGTGCCGCAAGAATTTGAAGATGGCCCAGAATTTTGTTGTGCAAATGGTCCCTATCTTCGGTATGTACTCTGATAACTACTTTGTTAAACTACCAAGAAGACAGGATGGAGAATCTGGTTTACAATGGGTTTAG